One Panicum virgatum strain AP13 chromosome 9K, P.virgatum_v5, whole genome shotgun sequence genomic region harbors:
- the LOC120648771 gene encoding WAT1-related protein At1g43650-like, which translates to MAPPSPAGMGGPVWMRYTPHALMVLAQLFFTLLYFITEAAFNRGLNPYVYVTYRHLLVAGVLWPFAYFYEKKLRPKMTLMLFLEIFVLSLLGGSLTLNMFFSSLKYTSPTFVASMVNAVASITFIIAIILGMEIVHVRSLRGLSKIAGAMVSFAGVTTISLYKGAAVKSLWKAPIQIHGSSGVAVAHESWVKGSLLAVASCICWSLCFILQASSIKRYPAKLSLTAWMSMVGGMQSAVFAAFMQRNLDDWLIGFGVKFWCIVYTGIACNGLTVIIQLWCNKKKGPVFVTMFNPLLTVMVTTLAYFIFGENLYVGSIIGGVLVILGLYMLLWGKDRDQQQRKDTKEQDSELDCERQATAELSEVSAARDDKAPKTKK; encoded by the exons ATGGCGCCTCCGAGCCCGGCAGGGATGGGTGGGCCGGTGTGGATGAGGTACACGCCTCACGCTCTGATGGTCCTGGCGCAGCTCTTCTTCACGCTCCTCTACTTCATCACCGAGGCTGCGTTCAACCGGGGGCTCAACCCCTACGTCTATGTCACCTACCGCCACCTCCTTGTCGCTGGTGTCCTGTGGCCGTTCGCCTACTTCTACGAGAA gAAGTTGAGGCCCAAGATGACACTCATGCTGTTTCTGGAGATATTTGTACTGTCACTTCTGGG GGGAAGCTTAACGCTGAACATGTTCTTCTCGAGCCTGAAGTACACGTCTCCAACTTTTGTCGCCTCCATGGTTAACGCCGTCGCTTCAATCACGTTTATCATCGCCATCATCCTCGGGATGGAGATCGTACACGTCAGGAGCCTGCGAGGGCTCTCGAAAATTGCAGGTGCCATGGTGTCGTTCGCCGGGGTGACCACCATAAGCCTGTACAAAGGAGCGGCGGTGAAGAGCCTCTGGAAGGCGCCTATTCAGATAcacggcagcagcggcgtcgcggtggcgcaCGAGAGCTGGGTGAAAGGATCACTCCTTGCGGTGGCCAGCTGCATATGCTGGTCACTCTGCTTCATCTTGCAG GCGTCGTCTATAAAGAGGTACCCGGCCAAGCTGTCGCTGACGGCATGGATGTCGATGGTTGGAGGGATGCAGTCGGCGGTTTTCGCGGCGTTTATGCAGCGCAACCTGGACGATTGGCTCATAGGCTTCGGCGTCAAGTTCTGGTGCATCGTGTACACG GGAATCGCCTGCAATGGCTTGACGGTTATCATTCAGCTGTGGTGCAACAAGAAGAAAGGCCCCGTGTTTGTTACCATGTTCAACCCCCTCTTGACGGTCATGGTGACCACCCTGGCCTACTTCATCTTTGGTGAAAATCTGTACGTCGGGAG CATAATTGGAGGGGTCCTTGTGATTCTGGGGCTTTACATGCTGCTATGGGGCAAGGACAGAGATCAACAACAACGCAAAGACACCAAAGAGCAGGACTCAGAGTTGGACTGCGAGAGGCAGGCGACGGCGGAACTAAGCGAAGTTTCTGCCGCACGGGACGACAAAGCGCCAAAGACGAAGAAGTGA
- the LOC120652028 gene encoding wall-associated receptor kinase 3-like, with protein sequence MVDADVFGSSEQQCGQINQNNCLARSPSMRGCFLVSHFMGSGKGIAIATMQLVLIWSITSTIMLVASRAHPPSADSLAHCPKTCDDVSIQYPFGIGPGCSRQGFEVTCNRTTKPWKLLLGNTTTQVTGLYPSGTVLASFVYTIPMAPGVGTYNLSWQSPGRNLNIESYNYFAFLGCGIGVYLFHPDTGDLVGHCTSKCSSMAAMRIASQGGSCNGMGCCTVTFPVPFRGFTVTVIKSNDTIPQPFSDINVKAFLSFRPYKFSIMELLSDKINASTIGALPAYLSTVIADEPNCKSAQLNNKTQYACSNSNCMDVQNGGYSCACSGNFDGGNPYLLDDCKQEYNPTPKTNCSRSCGKTYIPFPFGLEPGCFAKRRFQLNCASNRTLIARPPAKYEVTNISLDEGLLYVNKLSESEDTNTNYLSIYYGGSDYFGQQLIYGLGQSGFSEEYGAWSWSITNSTCESAKQNSTYACLSTNSECIGVTRGTIYAGYRCKCSPGFEGNPYVQNGCTDIDECLIPNYCNGTCYNFQGSYSCCPHGMSFDPVRRQCTSIKGQNILLGISVGISSGFGVLLLTLTAIISVKRWKRGTQKKIRKAYFRKNKGLLLEQLISSSESVTHNTRIFSLEELEKATNNFDSTRIIGHGGHGTVYKGILSDQRVVAIKRSKLVEQSEIDQFVNEVAILSQIIHRNVVKLFGCCLESEVPLLVYEFISNGTLHDLLHGDLGAKCLLTWEDRIRIALEAAGALAYLHSSAAIPIFHRDVKSTNILLDDALTAKVSDFGASRSISIDQTRVVTAVQGTFGYLDPEYYYTGQLTEKSDVYSFGVILVELVTRKKSIFLNCVGEKQNLCHCFLQALRDKTIMDMVDPQVAEEANQSETDEIAVVAEMCLRSKGENRPKMKEVELRLQLLRAKISRTHKEESKRGRETSQSLSYRSTSLTMTRRAEIGFVANLSSQAVSRCHTMEQEMIYSAEFPR encoded by the exons ATGGTTGATGCTGATGTGTTTGGTTCCAGTGAACAACAGTGTGGtcaaatcaatcaaaataattgCCTGGCAAGAAGTCCTTCCATGAGAG GGTGTTTTCTTGTCTCCCATTTCATGGGTTCAGGAAAGGGAATTGCAATTGCTACCATGCAGCTGGTATTGATATGGAGCATAACATCCACCATCATGTTGGTCGCATCCAGAGCTCATCCTCCCTCTGCTGATAGTCTTGCGCACTGCCCCAAAACCTGTGACGATGTGAGCATCCAGTACCCCTTTGGCATCGGGCCTGGCTGCTCCCGACAGGGATTTGAGGTAACCTGCAATAGGACTACCAAACCTTGGAAGCTCCTCTTGGGCAACACCACCACTCAGGTGACCGGCCTCTATCCTTCAGGAACTGTCCTTGCCTCTTTTGTGTACACCATCCCCATGGCACCGGGCGTCGGCACCTACAACCTGTCATGGCAGTCTCCAGGGCGGaatctcaacatcgagtcttatAATTACTTTGCGTTCCTTGGTTGCGGAATCGGGGTCTACCTGTTTCACCCAGACACCGGTGACCTTGTAGGTCATTGCACAAGCAAGTGTTCCTCCATGGCGGCTATGCGCATAGCATCACAAGGAGGTAGCTGCAATGGCATGGGTTGCTGCACCGTCACATTCCCTGTGCCGTTTCGAGGGTTTACAGTGACTGTCATTAAAAGCAATGATACAATACCACAACCCTTCAGTGATATCAATGTCAAGGCTTTCTTAAGTTTCCGTCCATATAAGTTTAGTATTATGGAGCTTTTGTCCGATAAAATAAATGCAAGTACCATTGGTGCTTTGCCGGCATACCTCTCAACAGTCATTGCAGATGAACCCAACTGTAAGAGTGCCCAATTGAATAATAAGACGCAGTATGCATGCAGCAATAGCAATTGCATGGATGTGCAAAATGGAGGATACTCTTGTGCTTGCTCTGGAAACTTTGATGGTGGCAATCCTTACCTTCTTGATGATTGCAAACAAG AGTATAACCCAACCCCAAAGACGAACTGTTCTCGATCATGTGGCAAGACATATATTCCTTTCCCTTTTGGGCTGGAGCCAGGGTGTTTTGCTAAAAGGAGATTTCAACTGAATTGCGCATCCAACCGCACTCTTATTGCAAGACCACCTGCAAAATATGAAGTGACAAATATTTCATTAGATGAAGGACTCCTGTATGTCAATAAGCTTTCAGAATCTGAAGATACCAACACAAATTATCTATCAATATACTATGGTGGTTCTGATTACTTTGGCCAGCAGTTAATTTATGGTTTGGGGCAATCTGGCTTTTCTGAAGAGTATGGTGCTTGGAGCTGGTCAATAACCAATTCGACATGTGAAAGTGCAAAACAAAACAGTACTTATGCATGCCTCAGCACAAACAGCGAGTGCATTGGTGTTACACGTGGGACAATCTATGCTGGTTATCGTTGCAAGTGTTCTCCTGGATTTGAAGGAAATCCTTATGTTCAAAATGGATGTACAG ATATTGATGAGTGCTTGATACCAAACTATTGTAATGGGACATGCTATAACTTTCAAGGAAGCTATAGTTGTTGCCCTCATGGTATGTCGTTTGATCCAGTACGAAGGCAGTGCACTTCTATTAAGGGGCAAAATATTCTTTTGG GGATTTCTGTTGGAATTAGCAGTGGATTTGGAGTTCTACTTCTTACGTTGACTGCAATTATATCAGTCAAAAGGTGGAAGAGAGGCACGCAAAAGAAAATCCGAAAGGCGTACTTCCGGAAAAACAAAGGTCTACTCTTGGAGCAGCTGATCTCGTCCAGTGAAAGTGTTACACATAACACAAGAATATTTTCATTGGAGGAGTTAGAGAAAGCAACCAACAACTTTGACTCAACACGAATTATCGGACATGGAGGTCATGGCACAGTTTACAAGGGTATTTTATCCGATCAACGGGTAGTCGCCATCAAAAGGTCCAAACTTGTGGAGCAAAGTGAGATTGATCAATTTGTTAATGAGGTGGCCATCCTATCCCAGATAATTCATCGCAATGTGGTGAAACTTTTTGGTTGTTGCCTTGAATCCGAGGTGCCTCTTCTCGTGTATGAATTCATCTCCAATGGCACActtcatgatcttcttcatggcgATCTGGGTGCCAAATGCTTGTTAACATGGGAGGATCGTATCAGGATTGCTCTAGAAGCTGCAGGGGCACTTGCTTACCTCCATTCTTCTGCCGCTATACCAATCTTTCATAGAGATGTGAAATCAACTAACATACTCTTGGATGATGCCCTCACCGCAAAGGTTTCAGACTTTGGTGCTTCCAGATCCATTTCGATTGATCAGACTCGTGTGGTTACAGCTGTGCAGGGGACATTTGGGTACTTAGATCCAGAATATTACTATACGGGCCAGTTGACTGAAAAGAGTGATGTTTATAGTTTTGGCGTGATACTTGTTGAGCTCGTAACACGGAAAAAGTCAATTTTCCTCAACTGCGTTGGTGAAAAGCAGAACTTGTGTCATTGTTTCCTTCAAGCACTTAGGGATAAAACTATTATGGATATGGTGGACCCTCAAGTTGCTGAGGAAGCCAACCAAAGTGAAACTGATGAAATTGCCGTGGTCGCGGAGATGTGTTTAAGGTCTAAAGGAGAAAACAGACCTAAAATGAAAGAGGTGGAGTTAAGATTGCAACTCCTAAGAGCTAAAATATCTAGAACACACAAAGAGGAGTCAAAAAGAGGCAGGGAAACCTCGCAATCATTATCGTATAGATCTACTTCCCTGACCATGACCAGGAGAGCTGAAATTGGCTTTGTTGCTAATCTATCATCTCAGGCTGTCTCCAGGTGCCACACTATGGAGCAAGAAATGATATATTCTGCAGAGTTTCCTCGTTGA
- the LOC120652031 gene encoding 40S ribosomal protein S19, with the protein MAASTARTVKDVNPHEFVKAYSAHLKRSGKMELPEWVDIVKTARFKELPPYDPDWYYTRAASIARKIYLRQGIGVGGFQKIYGGRQRNGSRPPHFCKSSGAISRNILQQLQKMGIIDVDPKGGRLITSQGRRDLDQVAGRVAVDA; encoded by the exons atGGCGGCTTCGACGGCGAGGACGGTGAAGGATGTCAACCCGCACGAGTTCGTCAAGGCCTACTCCGCCCACCTCAAGCGCTCCGGCAAG ATGGAGCTCCCTGAGTGGGTTGACATTGTGAAGACTGCGAGGTTCAAGGAGCTCCCTCCTTATGACCCTGACTGGTACTACACCAGGGCTG CCTCAATTGCAAGGAAGATCTACCTCAGGCAAGGCATTGGGGTGGGTGGATTCCAGAAGATTTATGGTGGCCGCCAGAGGAACGGCTCCCGCCCACCACACTTCTGCAAGAGCAGTGGTGCCATTTCACGCAACATCCTGCAGCAGTTGCAGAAGATGGGCATCATTGATGTTGACCCCAAGGG TGGGCGGCTCATCACCTCCCAGGGTAGGCGTGATCTTGACCAAGTAGCTGGAAGAGTTGCTGTTGACGCATGA
- the LOC120652030 gene encoding F-box protein At5g39250-like, which produces MDTEFPDEVLKSVFPLLDGKDLVFCMLVCRQWREIAKDDYFWKCICSRKWPSICKQPPSDANYQRLYLTFSQPQKMHNLPVPKLIFEDLVFYIDMWLEGSLIFSQAISGCTLREGLQCAPRGIPDILAAHLKSVECILMLEVEPKLSIPMGPAITVSVLAHRKDSNKMACIINKSTFDYIDSNAARALAYEYLRFSPRNPFISDIRAWMSLLFLYKGANVIEVFGIELDFCDAAKSETEILWLLDMLDWK; this is translated from the coding sequence ATGGACACTGAATTTCCTGATGAAGTTCTCAAGTCTGTTTTCCCGTTATTGGATGGGAAAGATCTAGTATTTTGCATGCTTGTGTGCCGTCAGTGGCGCGAAATCGCGAAGGATGATTACTTCTGGAAATGCATTTGCTCGCGGAAGTGGCCATCCATTTGCAAACAGCCTCCTTCTGACGCAAACTATCAGAGGCTTTATTTAACCTTCTCCCAGCCACAGAAGATGCATAACCTTCCTGTACCAAAGCTCATATTTGAGGATCTTGTTTTTTATATTGATATGTGGCTTGAAGGATCCCTCATCTTTTCTCAAGCAATTTCAGGTTGCACCCTTCGAGAAGGCCTACAGTGCGCACCTCGTGGCATTCCGGATATACTTGCAGCACATTTGAAGTCTGTAGAGTGCATCCTGATGTTGGAAGTTGAACCCAAGTTATCAATCCCTATGGGGCCAGCCATTACTGTATCTGTTCTTGCCCACCGCAAGGATTCCAATAAGATGGCCTGCATCATTAACAAGTCAACCTTCGATTACATTGACAGTAATGCTGCTCGTGCACTGGCTTATGAATATCTCAGGTTTTCACCCAGAAACCCATTCATATCAGACATTCGGGCATGGATGTCCTTGCTTTTCCTGTACAAAGGAGCAAACGTCATTGAGGTATTTGGTATTGAACTTGATTTCTGTGACGCGGCAAAATCAGAAACTGAAATCCTATGGCTTTTGGATATGCTTGATTGGAAATAG